One region of Sulfuriroseicoccus oceanibius genomic DNA includes:
- a CDS encoding PEP-CTERM sorting domain-containing protein, producing the protein MKTLVFAALGAVAAASVAQAAVTQNNEANDQIWTQPGFSAGGTELYDQRSLTITGSQGLTIDSVRVLLDTSGTFDDSLAIDIDADGTIDFVASQSDAYATTGVNNYSPWVGASPYTLDMTITSTGTTIKAFWGGVEINVGAVNGFNNASSFTLLDWGLIGAGSNEIPTDNFTSTSMRLGSVNESGPSGNNMSFNIDAVVIKDTSGGTTVYDPDGDGVPAQAVPEPGSSLLVGISGAMALLRRRRA; encoded by the coding sequence ATGAAAACACTAGTATTTGCGGCGCTCGGCGCAGTGGCCGCGGCATCCGTGGCGCAGGCTGCGGTGACTCAGAATAACGAGGCGAACGATCAGATCTGGACTCAGCCTGGTTTCTCGGCTGGCGGAACCGAGCTCTATGACCAGCGCTCGCTCACCATTACCGGCAGTCAGGGTTTGACCATTGATTCGGTGCGAGTGCTTTTGGACACCTCGGGTACCTTCGATGATAGTTTGGCGATCGATATTGACGCGGACGGTACGATCGATTTCGTCGCTTCTCAGTCAGACGCTTACGCGACTACTGGCGTAAATAACTATTCGCCATGGGTCGGGGCATCTCCATACACGTTGGATATGACCATTACATCCACCGGCACCACCATTAAAGCGTTTTGGGGCGGGGTTGAGATCAATGTTGGTGCTGTGAATGGCTTCAACAATGCATCCTCGTTCACCTTGCTCGACTGGGGGTTGATCGGAGCGGGCTCGAATGAGATTCCTACCGACAATTTCACCTCGACGTCCATGCGTCTTGGTAGCGTGAACGAGAGCGGTCCATCTGGGAACAACATGAGCTTCAATATTGATGCAGTTGTGATCAAGGATACCTCCGGTGGTACTACCGTGTATGATCCAGATGGTGATGGCGTCCCAGCGCAGGCTGTTCCTGAGCCTGGTTCCTCGTTGTTAGTGGGTATTTCCGGTGCGATGGCATTGTTGCGTCGTCGCCGTGCCTAG